The nucleotide sequence GAACTGCAATAGCTTCAGAGTACCTTGTTTCTATAGAAATCGGACCATCTTCCAAGCTTACAACGTCAATTTTAGTATCTCCCGAGGCAAAGCTTTCATAAATTTTCTTGTCACTCTCATTCCATACATCCGTCCCAACCGGGTTTATCACCAAAATTTTCATTGTCAGCACCTTACAAAGAAATAATATAAAAATCACCGAGAGAACTTCCTTTCAATTGGAGTGTAGGGAATGTTTAAACCGAGATAAGCTGGTCCAAACACCTCAAGACCTTTTGGGGTCCTCCAAAGCTCTGGAGCAGGGAAACCAACAACAATGTATTCCTTTCCTTCTTTGACGTGTGGATTCGTTACTGGGTATCCTTCGGGAGTCAGGACTGAAATCAAATCTGGTATAGTTACATCAATTTCGCCGTTTCTCCATGATATTAAGTTCTCATTTTTGAACCATACCCTATAGGTTTCCCCTTTAAACTCTTCAATGCCCTCAAGTTCAAATTCGCCTATTGTGAAACCATTTTTGTCTTCCCATGTTGATTTCACGGCAATTCCCTTGAACAATAGGAATCCATTACCCGCTTCGAGTAAGGCGTTTATGGGATCTGTCCCTTCTTCCCTTGCTGTCCTAAGGGCTCTACCAAGTGATAAGGCATAACTTATTGCATTTTTCACAACAGAGTTTCTCAACTCTTTTCCCCGAATTGGATGTGATGTAACTCCAACATTTGTTCTTAGAGATGCTGCTATCGATCTCACAATTTTCTCTGCTTGAAAGTCATCTTTAACCTTCGAAACAATCATCTCATCCCCGAATGGTGTAACAACTGAAAATGGGGCAATATTAATTCCAACAATATAATAAGTCGTGTGTTGTAATTCTGGAACAGACCTTCCAGCTGGATCACCATCAACTATTGGTTTTCCAAGTCTTGCAGCTGTTGCCAAGGCTACAGCTGTGTTTGCACCACCGAGTTCTGTTGAAATTACCCCAGCAAACTCTTTTCTCATAAA is from Thermococcus paralvinellae and encodes:
- a CDS encoding DUF917 domain-containing protein, translating into MRVLTEQDLKDLIEGCTVLGTGGGGEPKEGWELIERELKAGREFKLVSLEEIPDNGIVPMPYFVGSLSDEKVKSVYEEGEAVRSYRLLEEFMRKEFAGVISTELGGANTAVALATAARLGKPIVDGDPAGRSVPELQHTTYYIVGINIAPFSVVTPFGDEMIVSKVKDDFQAEKIVRSIAASLRTNVGVTSHPIRGKELRNSVVKNAISYALSLGRALRTAREEGTDPINALLEAGNGFLLFKGIAVKSTWEDKNGFTIGEFELEGIEEFKGETYRVWFKNENLISWRNGEIDVTIPDLISVLTPEGYPVTNPHVKEGKEYIVVGFPAPELWRTPKGLEVFGPAYLGLNIPYTPIERKFSR